One Micropterus dolomieu isolate WLL.071019.BEF.003 ecotype Adirondacks linkage group LG23, ASM2129224v1, whole genome shotgun sequence DNA window includes the following coding sequences:
- the myo1ca gene encoding unconventional myosin-Ic isoform X3 — MESSLSARDRVGVQDFVLLENYNSEAAFIENLRRRFRENLIYTYIGSVLVSVNPYKELEIYSKQQMDRYRGVSFYEISPHIYALSDNTYRAMRTERKDQCILISGESGAGKTEASKKILLYYAVTCPTNDHMAALGDRLLQSNPVLEAFGNAKTLRNDNSSRFGKYMDVQFDFRGTPVGGHILNYLLEKSRVVHQNHGERNFHIFYQLLDGGDDNLLNTLDLERNPQSYQYLVKGNCPRLSSVSDKNNWKVVMKALPVIGFTEEEVQKLLNIIGSILHLGNTQFGEGEEGETYITTETQINNLSKLLGVDGSALREALTHKKLTAKGEEMISPLSFEQAVAARDALAKAVYGRTFTWLVEKINQSLAVKDEIYHSSKASSVIGLLDIYGFEVLQHNSFEQFCINYCNEKLQQLFIELTLRSEQEEYETEGIAWETVQYFDNKIICDLIEEKHKGIISILDEECLRPGETCDVSFLEKLEDTLGDHPHFVTHKLANGKTRRVMSREEFRLLHYAGEVNYNVNGFLDKNNDLLNRNLKEVMCQSDNQILKHCFRREEVMDQKRPEMAATQFKNSLMKLMEILMSKEPSYVRCIKPNDAKQPGRFDEVLVRHQVKYLGLMENLRVRRAGFAYRRRFEAFLQRYKPLCPETWPNWHGRLADGVSTLVNHLGYKAEEYKLGRSKIFIRFPKTLFNTEDALEAKKPEIALTLQTSWRGYRERAKYQRIRHAVIVIQSGWRGMKARRRAKRRRQAAELIRRFIKGFIYRHEEYCPENEYFLDHVRYSFLKNLRKNLPKSVLDKSWPTPPPSLVEASEHLWRLNMRNMVLKYCRRVQPEWKKQMMQKVVASEVFKDQKDSYPQSVGRLFLDSRLENEQINLKVVQTLGNDKVQYGVSVVKYDRRGFKPRPRQLLLTNSFAVLVDRTKIKQRIDYTALRGISVSSLSDGMFVLHMPSEDNKQKLCVPQGDVVLQCSHVIELVTKLAIMASKVNYVNVSPGSIRFAVARGKEGIIDFIRGSELKVAKGKRGHLLVTAPRINAT; from the exons ATGGAGAGTTCCCTGTCCGCCCGGGACAGGGTCGGGGTGCAGGACTTTGTCTTGCTGGAAAACTACAACAGTGAGGCAGCCTTCATAGAGAACCTACGGAGACGCTTCAGAGAAAACCTCATCTAT ACGTATATTGGCTCAGTTTTGGTGTCGGTGAACCCTTACAAAGAGCTGGAGATTTACTCCAAGCAGCAGATGGATCGCTACAGAGGCGTCAGTTTCTATGAGATATCACCTCACAT CTACGCCTTGTCAGACAACACTTACCGAGCCATGCGGACCGAGAGGAAGGACCAGTGTATTCTCATATCGGGTGAGAGCGGAGCAGGTAAAACAGAGGCCTCCAAGAAGATCCTCCTCTACTATGCTGTCACCTGCCCCACTAATGATCACATGGCTGCCCTTGGTGACCGCCTACTGCAGTCTAACCCTGTCCTGGAG GCATTTGGCAACGCCAAAACACTTAGGAATGACAACTCGAGCCGCTTTGGAAAATACATGGATGTTCAGTTTGACTTCAGG GGGACACCAGTGGGCGGTCACATCCTGAACTACCTGCTGGAGAAATCCCGTGTAGTGCACCAGAACCATGGTGAGAGGAACTTCCACATCTTCTATCAGCTTCTGGATGGGGGGGATGACAACTTGCTTAACACACTCGACCTGGAAAGAAACCCTCAAAGCTACCAGTATCTGGTCAAG GGCAACTGTCCCAGACTCAGCTCCGTCAGTGACAAGAATAATTGGAAAGTTGTGATGAAGGCGCTGCCTGTTATTGGCTTCACAGAGGAAGAAGTGCAG AAATTGCTAAATATCATCGGCAGTATTCTCCATCTGGGAAACACTCAGTTTGGggaaggggaggaaggagaaaCTTATATCACCACTGAGACTCAGATAAACAATCTTTCGAAG cTGCTGGGTGTTGATGGCTCAGCCCTCAGGGAGGCACTCACTCACAAGAAGCTCACTGCCAAAGGAGAGGAG ATGATAAGCCCTTTAAGTTTTGAGCAGGCAGTGGCTGCCCGTGATGCCTTAGCCAAGGCCGTGTATGGTCGGACCTTCACTTGGTTGGTGGAGAAGATCAACCAGTCGCTGGCTGTGAAG GATGAAATCTACCACAGCAGTAAGGCCTCCTCAGTTATAGGACTTCTAGATATCTATGGCTTTGAGGTCCTACAGCACAATAG TTTCGAGCAGTTCTGCATCAACTACTGCAATGAGAAGCTCCAGCAGCTGTTTATTGAGCTCACCCTGAGATCTGAGCAGGAGGAGTATGAGACAGAGGGAATTGCA TGGGAGACGGTGCAATACTTTGACAACAAGATCATTTGTGACCTGatagaggaaaaacacaaaggCATCATCTCCATTCTG GATGAGGAGTGTCTGAGGCCTGGAGAGACCTGCGATGTATCCTTTTTAGAGAAACTGGAAGACACACTGGGCGACCATCCCCATTTTGTTAC TCACAAGTTGGCAAATGGAAAAACTCGCAGGGTGATGAGCAGGGAAGAATTCAGGCTGCTGCATTATGCTGGGGAGGTAAACTACAATGTCAATG GTTTCCTAGACAAGAATAATGATTTGCTGAACAGGAACCTGAAGGAG GTCATGTGCCAGTCAGACAACCAGATCCTAAAGCACTGCTTCCGTAGAGAGGAAGTGATGGACCAGAAACGCCCAGAGATG GCTGCCACTCAGTTTAAAAACAGCCTGATGAAGCTCATGGAGATCCTCATGTCTAAAGAGCCGTCCTACGTGCGCTGTATTAAACCTAATGATGCCAAGCAGCCAG GAAGGTTTGATGAAGTTCTGGTCAGACACCAGGTGAAGTACCTGGGTCTGATGGAAAACCTGAGGGTCAGGAGAGCTGGCTTTGCCTATCGACGTCGCTTTGAAGCCTTCCTGCAGAG GTATAAGCCTCTGTGTCCTGAGACCTGGCCCAATTGGCATGGCAGACTCGCAGATGGTGTCTCGACATTGGTCAACCACCTGGGCTACAAAGCAGAAGAGTACAAACTGGGCAG GTCAAAAATCTTCATCCGTTTCCCAAAAACTCTCTTCAACACTGAGGATGCACTAGAAGCAAAAAAGCCAGAGATAG CTTTGACCCTGCAGACATCATGGAGAGGCTACAGGGAGAGAGCCAAGTACCAACGCATCAGACACGCAG tGATAGTGATCCAGTCTGGGTGGCGAGGGATGAAAGCACGCAGGAGGGCTAAGAGGCGTCGACAGGCTGCTGAGTTAATACGCAG GTTCATAAAAGGCTTCATCTACCGTCATGAGGAATACTGCCCTGAGAATGAGTATTTCCTGGATCATGTACGCTACTCCTTCCTAAAGAATCTACGGAAAAACCTGCCCAAGAGCGTTTTGGACAAAAGCTGGCCGacacctcctccctccctggTTGAG GCCTCTGAGCACTTGTGGAGGCTGAACATGAGAAACATGGTCCTGAAGTACTGCAGGAGGGTCCAACCTGAATGGAAGAAGCAG ATGATGCAGAAGGTTGTAGCCAGTGAGGTCTTCAAGGACCAGAAAGACAGCTACCCTCAGAGTGTTGGAAGGCTGTTTTTGGACTCCAGGCTGG aaaatgaacaaatcaatCTTAAAGTCGTCCAGACTCTTGGCAATGACAAAGTGCAG TACGGTGTTTCAGTTGTGAAGTACGACAGGAGGGGTTTCAAGCCTCGCCCTCGCCAGCTGCTTCTCACTAACAGCTTTGCTGTGCTGGTGGACAGGACCAAGATCAAACAGAGGATTGACTACACAGCTCTGAGAG GTATCTCTGTGAGCTCTCTCAGCGATGGGATGTTTGTTCTGCACATGCCCAGTGAGGACAATAAGCAGAAG CTGTGTGTCCCTCAGGGCGACGTGGTGCTACAATGCAGCCATGTGATTGAGCTGGTGACAAAACTAGCCATTATGGCGAGCAAGGTCAACTACGTCAACGTCAGCCCGGGCAG TATTAGGTTTGCTGTGGCTCGAGGCAAGGAGGGAATCATTGATTTCATCAGGGGTTCAGAGCTGAAGGTAGCCAAAGGCAAGCGAGGACATCTGCTAGTG ACTGCCCCTCGGATCAACGCCACatga
- the myo1ca gene encoding unconventional myosin-Ic isoform X2: MRYQGREVDVEGRVRLVMESSLSARDRVGVQDFVLLENYNSEAAFIENLRRRFRENLIYTYIGSVLVSVNPYKELEIYSKQQMDRYRGVSFYEISPHIYALSDNTYRAMRTERKDQCILISGESGAGKTEASKKILLYYAVTCPTNDHMAALGDRLLQSNPVLEAFGNAKTLRNDNSSRFGKYMDVQFDFRGTPVGGHILNYLLEKSRVVHQNHGERNFHIFYQLLDGGDDNLLNTLDLERNPQSYQYLVKGNCPRLSSVSDKNNWKVVMKALPVIGFTEEEVQKLLNIIGSILHLGNTQFGEGEEGETYITTETQINNLSKLLGVDGSALREALTHKKLTAKGEEMISPLSFEQAVAARDALAKAVYGRTFTWLVEKINQSLAVKDEIYHSSKASSVIGLLDIYGFEVLQHNSFEQFCINYCNEKLQQLFIELTLRSEQEEYETEGIAWETVQYFDNKIICDLIEEKHKGIISILDEECLRPGETCDVSFLEKLEDTLGDHPHFVTHKLANGKTRRVMSREEFRLLHYAGEVNYNVNGFLDKNNDLLNRNLKEVMCQSDNQILKHCFRREEVMDQKRPEMAATQFKNSLMKLMEILMSKEPSYVRCIKPNDAKQPGRFDEVLVRHQVKYLGLMENLRVRRAGFAYRRRFEAFLQRYKPLCPETWPNWHGRLADGVSTLVNHLGYKAEEYKLGRSKIFIRFPKTLFNTEDALEAKKPEIALTLQTSWRGYRERAKYQRIRHAVIVIQSGWRGMKARRRAKRRRQAAELIRRFIKGFIYRHEEYCPENEYFLDHVRYSFLKNLRKNLPKSVLDKSWPTPPPSLVEASEHLWRLNMRNMVLKYCRRVQPEWKKQMMQKVVASEVFKDQKDSYPQSVGRLFLDSRLENEQINLKVVQTLGNDKVQYGVSVVKYDRRGFKPRPRQLLLTNSFAVLVDRTKIKQRIDYTALRGISVSSLSDGMFVLHMPSEDNKQKGDVVLQCSHVIELVTKLAIMASKVNYVNVSPGSIRFAVARGKEGIIDFIRGSELKVAKGKRGHLLVTAPRINAT; the protein is encoded by the exons ATGAGGTACCAAGGCAGG GAAGTGGATGTTGAAGGAAGAGTGCGCCTGGTGATGGAGAGTTCCCTGTCCGCCCGGGACAGGGTCGGGGTGCAGGACTTTGTCTTGCTGGAAAACTACAACAGTGAGGCAGCCTTCATAGAGAACCTACGGAGACGCTTCAGAGAAAACCTCATCTAT ACGTATATTGGCTCAGTTTTGGTGTCGGTGAACCCTTACAAAGAGCTGGAGATTTACTCCAAGCAGCAGATGGATCGCTACAGAGGCGTCAGTTTCTATGAGATATCACCTCACAT CTACGCCTTGTCAGACAACACTTACCGAGCCATGCGGACCGAGAGGAAGGACCAGTGTATTCTCATATCGGGTGAGAGCGGAGCAGGTAAAACAGAGGCCTCCAAGAAGATCCTCCTCTACTATGCTGTCACCTGCCCCACTAATGATCACATGGCTGCCCTTGGTGACCGCCTACTGCAGTCTAACCCTGTCCTGGAG GCATTTGGCAACGCCAAAACACTTAGGAATGACAACTCGAGCCGCTTTGGAAAATACATGGATGTTCAGTTTGACTTCAGG GGGACACCAGTGGGCGGTCACATCCTGAACTACCTGCTGGAGAAATCCCGTGTAGTGCACCAGAACCATGGTGAGAGGAACTTCCACATCTTCTATCAGCTTCTGGATGGGGGGGATGACAACTTGCTTAACACACTCGACCTGGAAAGAAACCCTCAAAGCTACCAGTATCTGGTCAAG GGCAACTGTCCCAGACTCAGCTCCGTCAGTGACAAGAATAATTGGAAAGTTGTGATGAAGGCGCTGCCTGTTATTGGCTTCACAGAGGAAGAAGTGCAG AAATTGCTAAATATCATCGGCAGTATTCTCCATCTGGGAAACACTCAGTTTGGggaaggggaggaaggagaaaCTTATATCACCACTGAGACTCAGATAAACAATCTTTCGAAG cTGCTGGGTGTTGATGGCTCAGCCCTCAGGGAGGCACTCACTCACAAGAAGCTCACTGCCAAAGGAGAGGAG ATGATAAGCCCTTTAAGTTTTGAGCAGGCAGTGGCTGCCCGTGATGCCTTAGCCAAGGCCGTGTATGGTCGGACCTTCACTTGGTTGGTGGAGAAGATCAACCAGTCGCTGGCTGTGAAG GATGAAATCTACCACAGCAGTAAGGCCTCCTCAGTTATAGGACTTCTAGATATCTATGGCTTTGAGGTCCTACAGCACAATAG TTTCGAGCAGTTCTGCATCAACTACTGCAATGAGAAGCTCCAGCAGCTGTTTATTGAGCTCACCCTGAGATCTGAGCAGGAGGAGTATGAGACAGAGGGAATTGCA TGGGAGACGGTGCAATACTTTGACAACAAGATCATTTGTGACCTGatagaggaaaaacacaaaggCATCATCTCCATTCTG GATGAGGAGTGTCTGAGGCCTGGAGAGACCTGCGATGTATCCTTTTTAGAGAAACTGGAAGACACACTGGGCGACCATCCCCATTTTGTTAC TCACAAGTTGGCAAATGGAAAAACTCGCAGGGTGATGAGCAGGGAAGAATTCAGGCTGCTGCATTATGCTGGGGAGGTAAACTACAATGTCAATG GTTTCCTAGACAAGAATAATGATTTGCTGAACAGGAACCTGAAGGAG GTCATGTGCCAGTCAGACAACCAGATCCTAAAGCACTGCTTCCGTAGAGAGGAAGTGATGGACCAGAAACGCCCAGAGATG GCTGCCACTCAGTTTAAAAACAGCCTGATGAAGCTCATGGAGATCCTCATGTCTAAAGAGCCGTCCTACGTGCGCTGTATTAAACCTAATGATGCCAAGCAGCCAG GAAGGTTTGATGAAGTTCTGGTCAGACACCAGGTGAAGTACCTGGGTCTGATGGAAAACCTGAGGGTCAGGAGAGCTGGCTTTGCCTATCGACGTCGCTTTGAAGCCTTCCTGCAGAG GTATAAGCCTCTGTGTCCTGAGACCTGGCCCAATTGGCATGGCAGACTCGCAGATGGTGTCTCGACATTGGTCAACCACCTGGGCTACAAAGCAGAAGAGTACAAACTGGGCAG GTCAAAAATCTTCATCCGTTTCCCAAAAACTCTCTTCAACACTGAGGATGCACTAGAAGCAAAAAAGCCAGAGATAG CTTTGACCCTGCAGACATCATGGAGAGGCTACAGGGAGAGAGCCAAGTACCAACGCATCAGACACGCAG tGATAGTGATCCAGTCTGGGTGGCGAGGGATGAAAGCACGCAGGAGGGCTAAGAGGCGTCGACAGGCTGCTGAGTTAATACGCAG GTTCATAAAAGGCTTCATCTACCGTCATGAGGAATACTGCCCTGAGAATGAGTATTTCCTGGATCATGTACGCTACTCCTTCCTAAAGAATCTACGGAAAAACCTGCCCAAGAGCGTTTTGGACAAAAGCTGGCCGacacctcctccctccctggTTGAG GCCTCTGAGCACTTGTGGAGGCTGAACATGAGAAACATGGTCCTGAAGTACTGCAGGAGGGTCCAACCTGAATGGAAGAAGCAG ATGATGCAGAAGGTTGTAGCCAGTGAGGTCTTCAAGGACCAGAAAGACAGCTACCCTCAGAGTGTTGGAAGGCTGTTTTTGGACTCCAGGCTGG aaaatgaacaaatcaatCTTAAAGTCGTCCAGACTCTTGGCAATGACAAAGTGCAG TACGGTGTTTCAGTTGTGAAGTACGACAGGAGGGGTTTCAAGCCTCGCCCTCGCCAGCTGCTTCTCACTAACAGCTTTGCTGTGCTGGTGGACAGGACCAAGATCAAACAGAGGATTGACTACACAGCTCTGAGAG GTATCTCTGTGAGCTCTCTCAGCGATGGGATGTTTGTTCTGCACATGCCCAGTGAGGACAATAAGCAGAAG GGCGACGTGGTGCTACAATGCAGCCATGTGATTGAGCTGGTGACAAAACTAGCCATTATGGCGAGCAAGGTCAACTACGTCAACGTCAGCCCGGGCAG TATTAGGTTTGCTGTGGCTCGAGGCAAGGAGGGAATCATTGATTTCATCAGGGGTTCAGAGCTGAAGGTAGCCAAAGGCAAGCGAGGACATCTGCTAGTG ACTGCCCCTCGGATCAACGCCACatga
- the myo1ca gene encoding unconventional myosin-Ic isoform X1: MRYQGREVDVEGRVRLVMESSLSARDRVGVQDFVLLENYNSEAAFIENLRRRFRENLIYTYIGSVLVSVNPYKELEIYSKQQMDRYRGVSFYEISPHIYALSDNTYRAMRTERKDQCILISGESGAGKTEASKKILLYYAVTCPTNDHMAALGDRLLQSNPVLEAFGNAKTLRNDNSSRFGKYMDVQFDFRGTPVGGHILNYLLEKSRVVHQNHGERNFHIFYQLLDGGDDNLLNTLDLERNPQSYQYLVKGNCPRLSSVSDKNNWKVVMKALPVIGFTEEEVQKLLNIIGSILHLGNTQFGEGEEGETYITTETQINNLSKLLGVDGSALREALTHKKLTAKGEEMISPLSFEQAVAARDALAKAVYGRTFTWLVEKINQSLAVKDEIYHSSKASSVIGLLDIYGFEVLQHNSFEQFCINYCNEKLQQLFIELTLRSEQEEYETEGIAWETVQYFDNKIICDLIEEKHKGIISILDEECLRPGETCDVSFLEKLEDTLGDHPHFVTHKLANGKTRRVMSREEFRLLHYAGEVNYNVNGFLDKNNDLLNRNLKEVMCQSDNQILKHCFRREEVMDQKRPEMAATQFKNSLMKLMEILMSKEPSYVRCIKPNDAKQPGRFDEVLVRHQVKYLGLMENLRVRRAGFAYRRRFEAFLQRYKPLCPETWPNWHGRLADGVSTLVNHLGYKAEEYKLGRSKIFIRFPKTLFNTEDALEAKKPEIALTLQTSWRGYRERAKYQRIRHAVIVIQSGWRGMKARRRAKRRRQAAELIRRFIKGFIYRHEEYCPENEYFLDHVRYSFLKNLRKNLPKSVLDKSWPTPPPSLVEASEHLWRLNMRNMVLKYCRRVQPEWKKQMMQKVVASEVFKDQKDSYPQSVGRLFLDSRLENEQINLKVVQTLGNDKVQYGVSVVKYDRRGFKPRPRQLLLTNSFAVLVDRTKIKQRIDYTALRGISVSSLSDGMFVLHMPSEDNKQKLCVPQGDVVLQCSHVIELVTKLAIMASKVNYVNVSPGSIRFAVARGKEGIIDFIRGSELKVAKGKRGHLLVTAPRINAT; encoded by the exons ATGAGGTACCAAGGCAGG GAAGTGGATGTTGAAGGAAGAGTGCGCCTGGTGATGGAGAGTTCCCTGTCCGCCCGGGACAGGGTCGGGGTGCAGGACTTTGTCTTGCTGGAAAACTACAACAGTGAGGCAGCCTTCATAGAGAACCTACGGAGACGCTTCAGAGAAAACCTCATCTAT ACGTATATTGGCTCAGTTTTGGTGTCGGTGAACCCTTACAAAGAGCTGGAGATTTACTCCAAGCAGCAGATGGATCGCTACAGAGGCGTCAGTTTCTATGAGATATCACCTCACAT CTACGCCTTGTCAGACAACACTTACCGAGCCATGCGGACCGAGAGGAAGGACCAGTGTATTCTCATATCGGGTGAGAGCGGAGCAGGTAAAACAGAGGCCTCCAAGAAGATCCTCCTCTACTATGCTGTCACCTGCCCCACTAATGATCACATGGCTGCCCTTGGTGACCGCCTACTGCAGTCTAACCCTGTCCTGGAG GCATTTGGCAACGCCAAAACACTTAGGAATGACAACTCGAGCCGCTTTGGAAAATACATGGATGTTCAGTTTGACTTCAGG GGGACACCAGTGGGCGGTCACATCCTGAACTACCTGCTGGAGAAATCCCGTGTAGTGCACCAGAACCATGGTGAGAGGAACTTCCACATCTTCTATCAGCTTCTGGATGGGGGGGATGACAACTTGCTTAACACACTCGACCTGGAAAGAAACCCTCAAAGCTACCAGTATCTGGTCAAG GGCAACTGTCCCAGACTCAGCTCCGTCAGTGACAAGAATAATTGGAAAGTTGTGATGAAGGCGCTGCCTGTTATTGGCTTCACAGAGGAAGAAGTGCAG AAATTGCTAAATATCATCGGCAGTATTCTCCATCTGGGAAACACTCAGTTTGGggaaggggaggaaggagaaaCTTATATCACCACTGAGACTCAGATAAACAATCTTTCGAAG cTGCTGGGTGTTGATGGCTCAGCCCTCAGGGAGGCACTCACTCACAAGAAGCTCACTGCCAAAGGAGAGGAG ATGATAAGCCCTTTAAGTTTTGAGCAGGCAGTGGCTGCCCGTGATGCCTTAGCCAAGGCCGTGTATGGTCGGACCTTCACTTGGTTGGTGGAGAAGATCAACCAGTCGCTGGCTGTGAAG GATGAAATCTACCACAGCAGTAAGGCCTCCTCAGTTATAGGACTTCTAGATATCTATGGCTTTGAGGTCCTACAGCACAATAG TTTCGAGCAGTTCTGCATCAACTACTGCAATGAGAAGCTCCAGCAGCTGTTTATTGAGCTCACCCTGAGATCTGAGCAGGAGGAGTATGAGACAGAGGGAATTGCA TGGGAGACGGTGCAATACTTTGACAACAAGATCATTTGTGACCTGatagaggaaaaacacaaaggCATCATCTCCATTCTG GATGAGGAGTGTCTGAGGCCTGGAGAGACCTGCGATGTATCCTTTTTAGAGAAACTGGAAGACACACTGGGCGACCATCCCCATTTTGTTAC TCACAAGTTGGCAAATGGAAAAACTCGCAGGGTGATGAGCAGGGAAGAATTCAGGCTGCTGCATTATGCTGGGGAGGTAAACTACAATGTCAATG GTTTCCTAGACAAGAATAATGATTTGCTGAACAGGAACCTGAAGGAG GTCATGTGCCAGTCAGACAACCAGATCCTAAAGCACTGCTTCCGTAGAGAGGAAGTGATGGACCAGAAACGCCCAGAGATG GCTGCCACTCAGTTTAAAAACAGCCTGATGAAGCTCATGGAGATCCTCATGTCTAAAGAGCCGTCCTACGTGCGCTGTATTAAACCTAATGATGCCAAGCAGCCAG GAAGGTTTGATGAAGTTCTGGTCAGACACCAGGTGAAGTACCTGGGTCTGATGGAAAACCTGAGGGTCAGGAGAGCTGGCTTTGCCTATCGACGTCGCTTTGAAGCCTTCCTGCAGAG GTATAAGCCTCTGTGTCCTGAGACCTGGCCCAATTGGCATGGCAGACTCGCAGATGGTGTCTCGACATTGGTCAACCACCTGGGCTACAAAGCAGAAGAGTACAAACTGGGCAG GTCAAAAATCTTCATCCGTTTCCCAAAAACTCTCTTCAACACTGAGGATGCACTAGAAGCAAAAAAGCCAGAGATAG CTTTGACCCTGCAGACATCATGGAGAGGCTACAGGGAGAGAGCCAAGTACCAACGCATCAGACACGCAG tGATAGTGATCCAGTCTGGGTGGCGAGGGATGAAAGCACGCAGGAGGGCTAAGAGGCGTCGACAGGCTGCTGAGTTAATACGCAG GTTCATAAAAGGCTTCATCTACCGTCATGAGGAATACTGCCCTGAGAATGAGTATTTCCTGGATCATGTACGCTACTCCTTCCTAAAGAATCTACGGAAAAACCTGCCCAAGAGCGTTTTGGACAAAAGCTGGCCGacacctcctccctccctggTTGAG GCCTCTGAGCACTTGTGGAGGCTGAACATGAGAAACATGGTCCTGAAGTACTGCAGGAGGGTCCAACCTGAATGGAAGAAGCAG ATGATGCAGAAGGTTGTAGCCAGTGAGGTCTTCAAGGACCAGAAAGACAGCTACCCTCAGAGTGTTGGAAGGCTGTTTTTGGACTCCAGGCTGG aaaatgaacaaatcaatCTTAAAGTCGTCCAGACTCTTGGCAATGACAAAGTGCAG TACGGTGTTTCAGTTGTGAAGTACGACAGGAGGGGTTTCAAGCCTCGCCCTCGCCAGCTGCTTCTCACTAACAGCTTTGCTGTGCTGGTGGACAGGACCAAGATCAAACAGAGGATTGACTACACAGCTCTGAGAG GTATCTCTGTGAGCTCTCTCAGCGATGGGATGTTTGTTCTGCACATGCCCAGTGAGGACAATAAGCAGAAG CTGTGTGTCCCTCAGGGCGACGTGGTGCTACAATGCAGCCATGTGATTGAGCTGGTGACAAAACTAGCCATTATGGCGAGCAAGGTCAACTACGTCAACGTCAGCCCGGGCAG TATTAGGTTTGCTGTGGCTCGAGGCAAGGAGGGAATCATTGATTTCATCAGGGGTTCAGAGCTGAAGGTAGCCAAAGGCAAGCGAGGACATCTGCTAGTG ACTGCCCCTCGGATCAACGCCACatga